The following are encoded in a window of Amaranthus tricolor cultivar Red isolate AtriRed21 chromosome 2, ASM2621246v1, whole genome shotgun sequence genomic DNA:
- the LOC130805527 gene encoding DEAD-box ATP-dependent RNA helicase 53-like has translation MSYLGRGVDVVVGTPGRVIDLLKRRALNLSSVQFVVLDEADKMLNVGFEEPVGVILQMLPQNRQTLMFSATMPDQIRDITRKYMKNPLMIDLVRLKT, from the coding sequence ATGAGTTACCTCGGTCGCGGTGTTGATGTGGTTGTGGGGACACCTGGACGGGTGATTGATTTGCTAAAGAGAAGAGCTTTAAATCTGTCTAGTGTTCAGTTTGTTGTTCTGGATGAGGCTGATAAAATGCTTAATGTTGGTTTTGAGGAACCTGTCGGGGTTATATTACAGATGCTGCCTCAAAATCGCCAAACTTTGATGTTTTCAGCCACAATGCCCGATCAGATCAGGGACATTACTAGAAAGTATATGAAAAAtccattgatgattgatcttgTAAGATTGAAAACATAG